The Lycium ferocissimum isolate CSIRO_LF1 chromosome 1, AGI_CSIRO_Lferr_CH_V1, whole genome shotgun sequence genome includes a region encoding these proteins:
- the LOC132069215 gene encoding uncharacterized protein LOC132069215 codes for MDGQSIVNSNSCSPSNLKIIVQKNPSESQLSELGIKSWPKWGCSPGKYQLKFDAEETCYLLRGKVKVYPKNTTETSSVEFGAGDLVIIPKGLSCTWDVFVAIDKHYKFDSSSSS; via the exons atgGATGGTCAATCCATCGTCAACTCAAACTCTTGTTCACCATCAAATCTAAAAATCATTGTCCAGAAAAACCCTTCAGAATCCCAACTCTCTGAATTAGGCATAAAGTCTTGGCCTAA ATGGGGTTGTTCACCAGGGAAATATCAATTAAAATTTGATGCAGAAGAAACATGTTATTTGCTTAGAGGCAAAGTGAAAGTGTATCCAAAGAACACAACAGAAACATCATCAGTGGAGTTTGGAGCAGGGGATCTTGTCATTATTCCCAAAGGACTCAGTTGTACCTGGGATGTGTTTGTTGCTATTGATAAACACTACAAGTTTGactcctcctcttcttcctaA
- the LOC132062597 gene encoding uncharacterized protein LOC132062597, with product MSPNGEHIGQQSDAQVLNNRTTANNNMVIKFQESTIITLSACLLQINKMGLVDGTCKKEFYPESLWNHWERVNAIVLSWLMNVVAKNLLGGIILKNLWEEFHALVPAPACNCPKSKEFIEHLHKLKLFQFLMGLNESYLQARSQILLMTPMPSVNQVYFIIVSGESQNSVGATTCIMGANPTGVQGVYDTALYSRNGGNQNHNAQKFKRNYNLFCEICKIKGHTKETCYKVVGYPQGYRFKKRFNNSNATYNGNNASSAYNVVAENSGQFGENQKMQGEGADSQFLNKAPETVHATNIIGNATGMDISSAAQSCIHHWIVDTGATNHMVADLNLPEKETVCQPEISEKVFLPKEEISLVKHMGSCTLPNKNTITDDLLSGKVKMIGKEDRGLYILSSSSDTKEVSLAASISSNSVPALNSTSHQDIARWHKRFGHVSITVLKKVLSASIDSITETVRKCTFDKLVKTIRTDNGTEFTNTTCTNLFLKLGILHQTSCAYTPQQNGAVERKHRHILEVTRAIRFQAHIPIKFWGLCVKAAVYIINRLPSAIIDNKTHYERPYGKKPALHHLRPRAIIAAHVGHAETQKDLIQETLEHYEEHLPDEIHAENLQDQNEPAADYNPQPAPTPTITVPTPPIEIRKSVRGKKPPVWMKILWY from the exons ATGTCTCCAAATGGTGAACACATTGGACAACAATCTGATGCACAAGTTCTCAACAATAGGACGACTGCAAACAACAATATGGTAATCAAGTTCCAGGAGTCGACTATCATCACCCTCTCTGCTTGTCTTCTTCAGAT AAATAAAATGGGTTTAGTTGATGGTACTTGCAAAAAGGAATTTTACCCTGAGTCTTTGTGGAACCACTGGGAACGTGTAAATGCAATAGTATTGTCTTGGTTAATGAATGTAGTTGCTAAAAATCTATTAGGAGGCATTAT ATTGAAAAATCTCTGGGAAGAGTTTCATGCCTTAGTACCAGCACCAGCTTGTAACTGTCCAAAGTCAAAAGAATTTATTGAACATCTTCACAAACTAAAACTGTTTCAATTCCTCATGGGGTTAAATGAGTCTTACTTACAAGCTAGGAGTCAGATCCTTTTAATGACACCAATGCCATCTGTAAACcaagtttatttcataattgTTAGTGGTGAAAGCCAAAATTCAGTAGGAGCTACAACTTGTATAATGGGGGCAAATCCAACTGGTGTACAAGGGGTTTATGACACAGCTTTGTACTCAAGAAATGGGGGGAATCAAAACCACAATGCTCAGAAGTTTAAAAGGAACTATAACTTGTTTTGTGAGATTTGCAAAATCAAAGGACACACTAAAGAAACCTGTTATAAGGTGGTAGGATACCCTCAAGGGTATAGGTTCAAGAAGAGGTTCAATAACTCAAATGCTACATACAATGGAAATAATGCTAGTTCAGCCTACAATGTGGTTGCTGAAAACTCTGGACAATTTggagaaaatcaaaaaatgcAAGGAGAAGGTGCAGATTCTCAA TTTTTGAATAAGGCACCAGAAACAGTCCATGCAACAAATATAATAGGTAATGCaacaggtatggatatttcttcAGCTGCTCAAAGCTGTATTCACCATTGGATAGTAGACACAGGAGCTACTAATCATATGGTAGCTGACCTGAATCTACCTGAAAAAGAAACTGTATGTCAACCAGAAATATCAGAGAAAGTTTTTCTCCCAAAGGAAGAGATATCTCTAGTCAAACACATGGGATCATGTACTTTACCAAACAAAAATACTATAACTGAT GATCTCTTAAGTGGCAAGGTGAAGATGATTGGTAAAGAGGATAGGGGCTTGTACATTTTGTCAAGTAGCTCAGACACAAAAGAAGTTTCATTAGCAGCCAGTATTTCTAGTAATTCAGTTCCTGCACTTAATTCAACCTCACATCAGGATATAGCTAGATGGCATAAAAGATTTGGTCATGTTTCTATCACAGTATTAAAGAAAGTTCTATCAGCTAGCATAGATTCTATTACTGAAACTGTACGCAAGTGTACT TTTGATAAATTAGTAAAAACAATAAGAACTGACAATGGCACTGAATTTACAaacacaacatgtacaaacttATTTCTAAAGTTAGGAATTCTTCATCAAACTTCATGTGCTTATACTCCTCAACAAAATGGAGCGGTTGAGAGAAAGCATAGACACATTCTAGAAGTAACAAGGGCCATTAGATTTCAGGCTCATATTCCTATTAAATTCTGGGGGTTATGTGTCAAAGCTGCTGTCTACATAATTAACAGACTACCTAGTGCAATAATCGACAACAAAACTCATTATGAGAGACCGTATGGTAAAAAACCAGCACTACATCATTTGAGA CCAAGAGCAATAATAGCTGCTCATGTGGGACATGCAGAAACACAAAAAG ATTTGATACAAGAAACACTTGAACATTATGAAGAACACTTACCTGATGAGATCCATGCAGAGAACTTGCAGGATCAAAATGAGCCTGCAGCTGATTACAATCCACAACCTGCTCCTACACCAACAATAACTGTTCCTACACCACCAATAGAGATAAGAAAATCAGTAAGGGGCAAGAAACCACCAGTGTGGATGAAGATTTTGTGGTACTAA